In Paracoccus jeotgali, the following are encoded in one genomic region:
- a CDS encoding DUF7697 family protein: protein MSAALALADALGVPPAAAAELLPVIEAVMVAKLNEQMDHSNG, encoded by the coding sequence ATGTCGGCGGCGCTGGCGCTGGCCGATGCTCTCGGCGTGCCACCTGCCGCAGCAGCTGAACTGTTGCCCGTCATCGAAGCGGTGATGGTCGCCAAACTCAACGAACAGATGGATCATTCCAATGGCTGA
- a CDS encoding phage tail tape measure C-terminal domain-containing protein, protein MAEKRVSVRLAAVGGRQVRAELEGVGEAGARGFGRLSREMEAANTRLAAFSRRVTVAAAAAVAAAAAAGVAMVRSGLQTVDAQAKLAQSLGTTVASIQTLERAGELAGVSISGIEQATKDLTRRLSQAAAGTGPAADALERLGLSAADLISLPLDQRVEAINAAIESFVPAAERAAVAGQLFGEEGSIAMSRIDTATLRQATEDVLAFGVVVSEQDADQIERTNDALSRLGLIWRGLSNQLAVAAAPALEAVANAMAAVASRTGPLGIAIRGLFDNIGRLTNYAATFVAFLAGRWVAGMAVAALSVRGLATALVLLRGALIRTGIGALIVGAGELVYQFTRLVSGAGGFGEAMLLLKDLAVEVWDRIKMGAAAAGAAATAMFFDLKADAASGMQSAIESVVAFGNTAANTFEGAYEAIKAIWGMLPAAIGDLAFQAANSLIDGVEAMLNGVVSRINTFIGGINQGLEALGSERRISIISDLDLGQIENRFEGAATAATTAAQTAFDRAFEDNPLAAPDLGLTQAANTALATANTYRGAARDLAEGARAPLASWQALRDAVRGSDEGSADALTEATNAAARFETALGDAGQAATSAGAAAGAAATAAEPDTDAAVSGWQSVTAALSDYASKAREIGGDIGQALVGAFQSAENAVGEFVKTGKLDFRDLTTSLLADLAKLAARRFILGPIANALSGALGGAGGIFANILHAGGMVGASAPGRMVPAMAFAAAPRMHSGGVAGLRHDEVPAILQRGERVLSRREAQSYGAAGGVNVTIMARDAESFRQSRTQVAADIARAVSLGRRGM, encoded by the coding sequence ATGGCTGAGAAGCGCGTTTCTGTCCGCCTTGCTGCGGTAGGCGGCCGACAGGTGCGCGCCGAGTTGGAAGGCGTGGGCGAAGCCGGGGCGCGCGGCTTCGGCCGCCTTAGCAGGGAAATGGAAGCGGCCAATACACGGCTCGCGGCGTTTTCCCGCCGTGTCACAGTGGCCGCCGCTGCCGCCGTGGCCGCCGCTGCTGCTGCTGGCGTGGCGATGGTCCGATCCGGGCTGCAGACCGTCGACGCGCAGGCCAAATTGGCTCAGTCTCTCGGGACCACGGTCGCCTCGATCCAGACGTTGGAGCGGGCGGGTGAGTTGGCGGGCGTCTCCATCTCCGGGATTGAGCAGGCGACCAAGGATCTAACACGCCGCCTCAGCCAGGCCGCCGCCGGGACCGGACCCGCTGCCGATGCGCTGGAGCGGCTGGGGCTGTCGGCTGCCGATCTGATTTCCCTGCCGCTGGATCAGCGAGTGGAGGCGATCAACGCCGCCATCGAAAGCTTCGTGCCCGCCGCAGAACGCGCCGCCGTCGCGGGCCAGCTTTTCGGCGAGGAAGGCTCTATCGCAATGTCGCGGATCGACACCGCGACGCTGCGCCAGGCGACAGAGGATGTTCTGGCCTTCGGTGTCGTCGTATCGGAGCAGGATGCCGATCAGATCGAACGGACGAACGATGCGCTCTCGCGGCTCGGTCTGATCTGGCGCGGGCTGTCGAACCAGCTGGCCGTCGCAGCAGCCCCCGCGCTGGAAGCCGTGGCCAACGCCATGGCGGCTGTGGCAAGCCGCACCGGTCCGCTCGGCATCGCGATCCGGGGCCTGTTCGACAACATCGGCCGTCTAACCAACTATGCCGCCACGTTTGTGGCTTTTCTTGCAGGGCGTTGGGTCGCCGGGATGGCGGTTGCTGCCCTGTCGGTCCGTGGGCTCGCCACCGCGCTGGTCCTGCTGCGCGGCGCACTGATCCGCACCGGCATCGGGGCGTTGATCGTCGGCGCGGGCGAACTCGTCTATCAGTTCACCCGCCTCGTGTCTGGCGCGGGCGGATTTGGCGAGGCAATGTTGCTCCTGAAGGACCTCGCCGTCGAGGTCTGGGACCGCATCAAGATGGGGGCTGCGGCGGCGGGCGCTGCCGCCACGGCGATGTTCTTCGATCTGAAGGCCGATGCCGCCTCGGGCATGCAGAGCGCCATCGAGAGCGTCGTGGCTTTTGGCAACACGGCTGCAAACACGTTTGAGGGCGCCTATGAGGCGATCAAGGCCATCTGGGGCATGCTGCCAGCCGCCATCGGCGATCTGGCGTTTCAGGCGGCCAACAGCCTGATCGATGGCGTGGAAGCGATGCTGAACGGCGTCGTCTCGCGGATCAACACGTTCATCGGCGGGATCAACCAGGGGCTGGAGGCGCTCGGCTCCGAACGGCGTATTTCTATCATCTCCGATCTTGATCTGGGTCAGATCGAGAACCGCTTTGAGGGTGCCGCGACGGCCGCGACGACCGCTGCCCAGACTGCCTTTGATCGGGCTTTCGAGGACAACCCGCTCGCCGCACCCGATCTCGGGCTCACCCAAGCGGCCAATACTGCGCTTGCCACCGCAAATACCTATCGCGGTGCCGCGCGCGATCTGGCCGAGGGGGCACGCGCGCCGCTCGCCAGTTGGCAGGCGTTGCGCGATGCGGTGCGGGGCAGCGATGAAGGTAGCGCGGACGCGCTGACCGAGGCGACCAACGCGGCGGCGCGGTTCGAGACAGCCCTTGGCGATGCCGGACAGGCGGCCACGAGTGCGGGCGCAGCGGCCGGGGCTGCTGCCACTGCAGCCGAACCTGACACCGACGCCGCAGTTTCCGGCTGGCAGTCGGTCACCGCAGCGCTCAGCGACTATGCCAGCAAGGCACGCGAGATTGGCGGGGACATCGGCCAAGCGCTGGTCGGCGCATTCCAGTCGGCAGAGAACGCGGTTGGCGAGTTCGTCAAGACCGGCAAGCTGGATTTCCGCGATCTCACCACCTCGCTGCTGGCCGATCTCGCCAAGCTGGCGGCGCGTCGGTTCATCCTCGGGCCGATCGCCAATGCGCTTTCCGGCGCGCTTGGGGGTGCGGGCGGGATTTTCGCGAACATCTTGCATGCAGGCGGCATGGTAGGTGCCTCCGCGCCAGGCAGAATGGTTCCGGCGATGGCCTTTGCGGCTGCGCCCCGGATGCATTCCGGCGGTGTGGCGGGGCTGCGCCACGATGAAGTCCCGGCCATCTTGCAACGCGGCGAGCGCGTGCTGTCTCGCCGCGAAGCTCAGAGCTACGGCGCAGCCGGTGGCGTGAATGTCACCATCATGGCGCGCGACGCCGAAAGCTTCCGACAGTCGCGGACACAGGTCGCGGCCGACATCGCTCGCGCGGTGTCGCTCGGGCGAAGGGGCATGTGA
- a CDS encoding DUF2460 domain-containing protein has product MAFHEVRFPDNISRGARGGPERRTQIVELASGDEERNASWANSRRRYDVAYGIRRADDLAAVVAFFEARNGRLHGFRFKDWGDYKSCLPSGTPSPTDQSIGTGDGTTTAFQLVKRYASGAQSWTRAIAKPVTATVRIALGGVEQPSGWSVDTATGVITFSAAPGSGVAITAGFEFDVPVRFDTDALDVTLDLERLGSITSIPLLELRR; this is encoded by the coding sequence ATGGCGTTTCACGAAGTCCGGTTTCCCGACAATATCAGCCGGGGTGCGCGCGGCGGGCCCGAGCGGCGGACCCAGATCGTCGAACTCGCTTCTGGCGACGAGGAGCGCAACGCCAGTTGGGCCAATTCGCGTCGCCGCTACGATGTCGCCTATGGCATCCGCCGCGCCGACGATCTGGCGGCCGTGGTTGCCTTTTTCGAGGCGCGCAACGGTCGGCTACATGGGTTCCGCTTCAAGGACTGGGGCGACTACAAGTCCTGCCTGCCTTCGGGCACGCCATCGCCGACGGATCAGTCGATCGGCACCGGCGATGGCACGACGACCGCCTTCCAATTGGTGAAGCGCTACGCGTCCGGCGCACAATCCTGGACGCGCGCCATCGCCAAGCCTGTGACCGCAACTGTTCGCATCGCGCTTGGCGGGGTGGAGCAGCCCTCCGGTTGGTCCGTCGACACAGCGACCGGCGTCATCACCTTCAGCGCCGCGCCGGGCTCCGGTGTCGCGATCACCGCAGGCTTCGAGTTCGACGTGCCCGTCCGCTTCGACACTGACGCGCTCGACGTGACGCTTGATCTCGAGCGGCTGGGCTCGATCACCTCCATTCCACTTCTGGAACTCCGCCGATGA
- a CDS encoding DUF2163 domain-containing protein, whose protein sequence is MKSITPDLQAHLGDGTTTLSWCWRILRADGASFGFTDHDRTLTFDGTNFEPESGLTASEVRSGSDLSVDAQDAEGVLTSDRITETDILDGLWDNAEVEVWRVNWADTGQRVLMRRGAIGQIRRGRLAFVAEVRSLAHVLGQTVGRTFQATCDAALGDARCGIDLENSAFKSTGGVIDLLRDRAFTASGLGSFSSGWFTFGTVEWTNGTNAGRRAEIIAHDVTDGIAVLTLLEAPVRSIAGGDAFAIRAGCDKRIETCSTTFANTANFRGFPHIPGQDAVLRYATKDGGHEGTVL, encoded by the coding sequence ATGAAAAGCATCACCCCCGATCTGCAAGCGCATCTGGGCGACGGGACAACAACGCTATCCTGGTGCTGGCGCATCCTCCGCGCCGACGGCGCGAGTTTTGGCTTCACCGATCACGACCGGACGCTGACGTTCGACGGCACGAACTTCGAGCCGGAAAGCGGGCTGACGGCTTCAGAGGTGCGCTCGGGCTCGGACCTGTCGGTCGATGCGCAGGATGCTGAGGGCGTTCTGACCTCCGACCGGATCACCGAGACCGACATTCTGGATGGCCTCTGGGACAACGCCGAGGTGGAGGTCTGGCGGGTGAACTGGGCGGACACCGGCCAACGCGTGCTGATGCGACGCGGCGCCATCGGCCAGATCCGACGCGGGCGGCTCGCCTTTGTCGCCGAGGTCCGCTCGCTCGCCCATGTGCTCGGCCAGACGGTCGGACGGACGTTTCAGGCGACCTGCGATGCCGCACTCGGCGACGCCCGTTGCGGCATCGATCTGGAGAACTCCGCGTTCAAGAGCACGGGTGGCGTCATTGATCTCCTGCGCGACCGGGCCTTCACAGCCTCAGGGCTCGGCAGTTTTTCGTCCGGCTGGTTCACCTTCGGCACCGTCGAATGGACAAACGGCACGAATGCCGGTCGGCGCGCCGAGATCATCGCACATGACGTGACAGACGGCATCGCAGTGCTGACACTGCTCGAAGCACCAGTGCGGTCTATCGCGGGCGGTGATGCTTTCGCGATCCGCGCAGGTTGCGACAAGCGTATCGAGACCTGCAGCACGACGTTCGCCAACACTGCCAATTTCAGGGGTTTCCCGCACATCCCGGGGCAGGATGCGGTGCTGAGATACGCCACGAAGGATGGCGGGCATGAGGGGACGGTACTTTGA
- a CDS encoding NlpC/P60 family protein — MNADPARVIAIARSWLGTPYHDQASLRSVGCDCLGLARGVWREVVGPEPFPIPPYSRDWGETGPREVLAEGARLMMPEIAPADAGPGVLVLFRMTPRAIAKHVGILTGPDTFLHAYERLGVIEEPLTQAWRRRIAFAFLFPQR; from the coding sequence TTGAACGCTGATCCCGCACGCGTCATCGCCATCGCGCGCTCTTGGCTGGGCACGCCGTATCACGACCAGGCCAGCCTTCGGAGTGTCGGCTGCGACTGCCTTGGATTGGCCCGCGGCGTCTGGCGCGAAGTCGTCGGGCCAGAGCCGTTCCCAATCCCGCCCTACAGCCGGGACTGGGGCGAAACCGGACCGCGCGAGGTTCTGGCCGAGGGCGCCCGGCTCATGATGCCAGAGATTGCACCCGCTGACGCCGGTCCCGGCGTGCTGGTCCTGTTCCGGATGACGCCCCGCGCCATCGCCAAGCATGTCGGGATCCTCACCGGGCCCGACACCTTCCTCCACGCCTACGAGCGCCTCGGCGTCATCGAGGAACCGCTCACTCAAGCCTGGCGGCGGCGCATCGCCTTCGCTTTCCTGTTCCCGCAACGCTGA
- a CDS encoding baseplate multidomain protein megatron → MATLVLGAAGAAIGGSIGGAILGVSAATIGGFIGSTIGSVVDSWIISSLAPTQRIEGARMDNLRITSATEGAVIPRLYGRMRIGGNIVWATDFREETKTTTQGGGKGGGGGGKVKTTEYFYYASFAVALCEGPITGIGRIWADGKLLDTAGITWRWYPGDENQAADPFIAAKMGAVSTPAYRGTAYVVFEDLPLGNYGNRIPQLSFEVFRPLADPDTAEGLTQAVTMIPASGEFAYATQGIRKGGGGSSEPENLNALTDTADMVVALDRLQAMAPKVESVSLVVAWFGDDLRAGSCKVRPGVEVSAKSTTPSAWSVNGVSRANAFLVSRDDQDRPVYGGTPADFAVVQAIQEMKARGLRVTFYPFILMDVPPGNSLPNPYSDNAAETGQPAFPWRGRITCSPAAGYAGTVDKTATAATQITALFGSATPASFSVSGNSVSWTGSPGDWGLRRMVLHYAHLCAAAGGVDAFLIGTEMPGLTTIRSGVTTYPAVQAYRDLLADVRSILGSGVSLGYAADWSEYFGHQPDDGTGDVFFHLDPLWADPEIDFAGIDNYMPLSDWRDGFEHTDAADGWPAIYDRAYLQANIAGGEGFDWFYARAADRSAQVRTAITDGAASKPWVFRYKDLSAWWSNPHYNRPGGVESGTPTAWVPQSKPIWFTELGCPAIDRGTNQPNVFFDPKSSESFTPHFSRGWRDDAIQRAYLEATYLWWGVPANNPLSSVYGGRMVHVPECAAWTWDARPYPFFPALTDVWTDGANWRLGHWLTGRLGAVSLAALVRHLCLRAGLPEDRIDVTGLWGAVEGYAIGALESPRASITTLSRHFGFDAVETEGAIRFIMRGRASVATLGPDDLVAPREGDVLELTRGQETELPQALKWQVARADEDYEAAQVEARRITVDTTRIASESFPMAVPPEEAERRCRRALMEAWTGRETAAFRLPPSLLALDPADVVTLDHDGRHIPLRLVSIADAEARGIEAVRQDREAHDLPPGSPRPSSLSKAVVFGAPELALLDLPQLIEDQPAHRPFAAAHAVPWPGEMAVFRSPSTDGFELLTTFGGRARIGTLVSDFFAGPTSRFDLGNALVVDLLTGTLESVTDLTLLGGANALAIESAPGVWEIVQAGVAELIAPGRYRLTRLLRGQRGTEAAMSNPAPAGARVVVLDDALASLPIAEADLGLPWNWRIGPASRSVSDETYVAQAFTPVGVGLRPFSVAHVEQPWRRPRTPGDLTIRWTRRSRALSADSWGAADAPLAEETEAYEVELLDGATVKRTLTATATSVVYTSAQQTADWGALLGPSNTLDIRIFQISAMIGRGAAKTVTLQL, encoded by the coding sequence ATGGCGACCCTCGTTCTCGGTGCCGCTGGCGCTGCCATTGGCGGCAGCATTGGCGGCGCAATCCTCGGCGTCAGCGCTGCCACCATCGGTGGCTTCATCGGCTCCACCATCGGCTCGGTCGTGGACAGCTGGATCATCTCGTCATTGGCGCCAACCCAGCGGATCGAAGGTGCGCGGATGGACAATCTGCGCATCACCTCGGCCACCGAAGGCGCGGTGATCCCGCGCCTCTATGGCCGCATGCGGATCGGCGGCAATATCGTCTGGGCAACCGATTTCCGCGAGGAGACCAAGACCACCACGCAGGGGGGCGGCAAGGGTGGTGGCGGGGGCGGCAAGGTCAAGACAACCGAATACTTCTACTATGCGAGCTTTGCAGTCGCGCTCTGCGAGGGTCCGATCACCGGCATTGGCCGGATCTGGGCCGATGGGAAACTGCTGGATACCGCCGGGATCACTTGGCGCTGGTATCCGGGAGACGAGAACCAGGCGGCCGATCCGTTCATTGCGGCGAAGATGGGGGCAGTAAGCACACCGGCCTATCGCGGCACGGCCTATGTCGTTTTCGAGGACCTGCCGCTCGGCAACTATGGCAACCGCATCCCGCAGCTAAGTTTTGAGGTGTTCCGCCCGCTTGCCGATCCGGACACGGCGGAGGGGCTGACACAAGCGGTCACCATGATCCCGGCGTCTGGCGAGTTTGCCTATGCCACGCAGGGCATCCGGAAGGGCGGCGGAGGGTCGTCGGAGCCAGAGAACCTGAACGCGCTGACCGACACTGCCGACATGGTGGTCGCTCTGGACCGACTTCAGGCGATGGCCCCGAAAGTCGAGAGCGTATCGCTGGTGGTGGCCTGGTTTGGCGACGATCTGCGCGCGGGCTCATGCAAGGTGCGGCCAGGGGTCGAGGTATCCGCCAAATCGACCACGCCGTCGGCTTGGTCCGTGAATGGCGTCAGCCGCGCCAATGCCTTTCTGGTCAGCCGCGATGATCAGGATCGCCCTGTCTATGGCGGCACGCCCGCCGATTTCGCGGTGGTGCAGGCGATCCAGGAGATGAAGGCGCGTGGGCTGCGCGTCACCTTCTACCCGTTCATCCTGATGGATGTCCCGCCCGGCAACAGCCTGCCGAACCCGTATTCCGACAACGCCGCTGAGACGGGGCAGCCCGCGTTTCCCTGGCGCGGCCGGATCACCTGTTCTCCGGCTGCTGGTTACGCTGGGACGGTGGACAAGACCGCCACGGCCGCCACGCAAATCACGGCGCTGTTCGGTTCGGCCACGCCCGCGAGCTTCAGCGTCTCGGGCAACAGCGTCAGTTGGACCGGATCGCCCGGCGACTGGGGTTTGCGCCGCATGGTGTTGCACTATGCCCATCTCTGCGCGGCAGCGGGCGGGGTCGATGCCTTTCTGATCGGCACCGAGATGCCGGGCCTGACGACCATCCGCTCGGGCGTAACCACCTATCCGGCGGTGCAGGCCTATCGGGACCTTCTTGCGGACGTCCGCTCCATCCTCGGATCGGGTGTGAGCCTTGGCTATGCGGCCGACTGGAGCGAGTATTTCGGGCACCAGCCGGACGACGGCACCGGCGACGTTTTCTTCCACCTCGATCCACTCTGGGCCGATCCGGAGATTGATTTCGCCGGGATCGACAACTACATGCCGCTCTCCGACTGGCGCGACGGGTTCGAGCATACGGACGCGGCTGACGGCTGGCCCGCGATTTACGACCGCGCCTATCTGCAGGCGAACATCGCGGGCGGCGAAGGCTTCGACTGGTTCTATGCCCGCGCGGCTGACCGATCCGCGCAGGTCCGGACCGCGATCACCGACGGTGCCGCCAGTAAGCCATGGGTCTTTCGATACAAGGATCTGAGCGCCTGGTGGTCGAACCCGCACTACAACCGTCCCGGAGGCGTCGAGAGCGGCACGCCGACGGCATGGGTGCCGCAGTCCAAACCGATCTGGTTCACCGAGCTCGGCTGTCCCGCCATCGACCGGGGCACCAACCAGCCGAACGTGTTCTTCGACCCGAAGTCATCCGAGAGCTTCACGCCGCATTTCTCGCGGGGCTGGCGCGACGACGCCATCCAGCGCGCCTATCTCGAGGCGACTTACCTCTGGTGGGGCGTCCCGGCGAACAACCCCTTGTCCTCGGTCTACGGCGGCCGGATGGTGCATGTGCCCGAATGCGCCGCCTGGACCTGGGACGCGCGGCCCTATCCCTTCTTCCCGGCGCTGACCGACGTCTGGACGGACGGCGCGAACTGGCGGCTGGGGCATTGGCTGACCGGAAGGCTGGGAGCGGTGTCGCTCGCAGCGCTCGTCCGGCATCTATGCCTGCGCGCCGGGCTCCCTGAGGACCGGATCGACGTCACCGGCCTCTGGGGCGCGGTAGAGGGCTATGCCATCGGCGCGCTGGAGAGCCCGCGTGCCTCGATCACCACGCTGTCGCGGCATTTCGGCTTCGACGCAGTGGAGACCGAGGGCGCGATCCGCTTCATCATGCGCGGCCGGGCCTCCGTCGCCACCCTCGGGCCTGACGACCTGGTGGCACCCCGCGAGGGTGACGTGCTGGAACTGACACGCGGCCAGGAAACCGAACTGCCGCAGGCGCTCAAATGGCAGGTCGCCCGCGCTGACGAGGACTACGAGGCTGCGCAGGTCGAGGCGCGCCGCATCACCGTGGACACGACGCGGATCGCGTCCGAATCCTTCCCCATGGCGGTGCCGCCCGAGGAGGCCGAGCGCCGCTGCCGCCGCGCGCTGATGGAAGCCTGGACCGGGCGGGAAACGGCGGCGTTCCGTTTGCCGCCGTCGCTGCTGGCGCTCGATCCGGCCGATGTCGTCACATTGGACCATGACGGTCGGCACATCCCGCTGCGGCTGGTCTCCATCGCGGATGCCGAGGCACGCGGGATCGAGGCCGTTCGCCAGGACCGGGAAGCCCACGACCTTCCGCCCGGATCGCCACGCCCGTCCTCGCTCTCGAAAGCCGTTGTGTTCGGCGCACCCGAGCTGGCGCTGCTGGACCTGCCGCAACTGATAGAGGATCAACCCGCGCATCGGCCCTTCGCCGCAGCGCACGCCGTTCCCTGGCCGGGCGAAATGGCGGTGTTCCGCAGTCCCTCTACCGATGGCTTCGAGCTGCTGACGACATTTGGCGGCCGGGCCCGGATCGGAACGCTGGTCTCGGATTTCTTCGCAGGCCCCACCTCGCGCTTCGATCTCGGCAATGCGCTGGTGGTCGACTTGCTGACCGGCACGCTGGAAAGCGTCACGGACCTGACATTGCTCGGCGGCGCGAACGCGCTCGCCATCGAGAGTGCGCCCGGCGTCTGGGAAATCGTGCAGGCGGGCGTTGCGGAACTGATCGCCCCCGGCCGGTATCGGCTCACCCGGTTGCTGCGCGGCCAGCGCGGCACGGAAGCAGCCATGTCCAATCCGGCTCCGGCAGGCGCGCGGGTTGTGGTGCTGGACGACGCTCTCGCCTCATTGCCAATCGCCGAAGCCGATCTCGGGCTGCCATGGAACTGGCGCATCGGCCCGGCAAGCCGCTCTGTCAGCGACGAGACCTACGTTGCGCAAGCCTTCACGCCGGTGGGCGTCGGGCTACGGCCGTTCTCCGTGGCCCATGTGGAGCAGCCATGGCGCAGGCCGCGCACGCCCGGCGATCTGACCATCCGCTGGACACGAAGGTCCCGCGCGCTTTCCGCCGACAGCTGGGGCGCGGCCGACGCGCCACTAGCAGAGGAAACCGAGGCTTACGAGGTCGAACTCCTCGACGGCGCAACGGTCAAGCGCACGCTGACAGCGACCGCGACCAGCGTGGTCTACACGTCCGCCCAGCAGACCGCCGACTGGGGTGCGCTGCTTGGGCCCAGCAACACGCTCGACATCCGCATTTTCCAGATCTCTGCCATGATTGGGCGAGGTGCGGCCAAAACTGTCACGCTCCAACTCTGA
- a CDS encoding DUF2793 domain-containing protein → MYDTTTNLLLPNILAAQAQKHVTHNEALRILDGLVQLSVLDRDLTAPPGSPADGDRYIVASGGTGDWAGWDLNVALFSDGAWLRLPPRTGWRAWVEDEDLLLVYDGAAWIGSTPEALQNMALVGVGTTADASNPFSAKLNAALWTAKTVAEGGTGDLFYTMNKEAAGDDLGLTLQSGFVTKALVGLFGSDRFRVAVSADGSTFFDGLTVDNTNGIVDQPQLPRFKAYTNYDNYMGVGTWTKIGLNNTDYNDQGAFDAANNCFVAPVDGTYLFGATLLYKVNSSTSARMRGRLVLNGATEIRGSFGESSATHVSLATAIWLQTMVPLTAGDTVELQGYFRAQDGYFAADHTSFWGCKVG, encoded by the coding sequence ATGTACGACACCACGACCAACCTCCTGCTCCCAAACATTCTTGCAGCGCAGGCCCAGAAGCATGTCACCCACAACGAGGCACTGCGCATACTCGACGGGCTGGTTCAGCTTTCCGTCCTCGACCGCGACCTGACCGCGCCGCCCGGCAGCCCCGCCGATGGTGACCGCTACATCGTGGCCAGCGGGGGCACCGGTGACTGGGCGGGGTGGGACCTGAACGTGGCGTTGTTCTCAGACGGCGCATGGCTGCGCCTGCCACCCCGGACTGGCTGGCGCGCATGGGTTGAGGATGAGGACTTGCTGTTGGTCTACGACGGCGCGGCGTGGATCGGCTCAACCCCGGAAGCGCTCCAGAACATGGCACTGGTCGGCGTCGGTACCACTGCCGACGCCTCGAATCCGTTCTCGGCCAAACTCAACGCTGCGCTCTGGACGGCCAAGACCGTGGCCGAGGGTGGCACCGGCGATCTCTTCTACACCATGAACAAGGAGGCCGCGGGCGACGATCTCGGGCTGACGCTCCAGTCGGGCTTCGTGACCAAGGCGCTCGTGGGCCTCTTCGGCTCTGATCGCTTCCGCGTCGCGGTGTCCGCCGACGGCAGCACCTTCTTCGATGGTCTGACCGTCGACAACACGAACGGCATCGTTGATCAGCCGCAACTGCCGCGCTTCAAGGCGTACACGAACTACGACAACTACATGGGCGTTGGGACCTGGACGAAGATCGGTCTGAACAACACCGACTATAACGATCAGGGCGCGTTTGATGCCGCGAACAATTGCTTCGTCGCGCCCGTCGACGGGACTTATCTCTTCGGCGCGACCCTGCTTTACAAGGTCAATTCCAGCACTTCGGCCCGCATGCGCGGTCGGCTCGTGCTGAACGGCGCGACGGAAATCCGGGGCTCCTTCGGCGAGAGCTCCGCCACCCATGTCTCGTTGGCCACCGCGATCTGGCTCCAGACCATGGTGCCACTGACGGCGGGCGATACCGTTGAGCTTCAGGGGTATTTCCGCGCTCAGGATGGGTATTTTGCGGCCGACCACACGTCCTTCTGGGGCTGCAAGGTCGGCTGA
- a CDS encoding DUF6127 family protein — MPDAEFEAMLARAAEKGAKRALADVGLDGEEAALDIRDLRSLLDCIRLVRRTAMQTAVRIITTGVMLALLAGIAIKLKIFGGAP, encoded by the coding sequence ATGCCCGACGCCGAGTTTGAGGCAATGTTGGCACGCGCTGCCGAGAAAGGCGCCAAACGCGCGCTCGCCGATGTCGGCCTCGATGGCGAAGAGGCAGCGCTCGATATCCGGGACCTGCGATCCTTGCTCGACTGCATCCGGCTGGTGCGCCGCACCGCAATGCAGACGGCAGTCCGAATAATCACCACCGGCGTGATGTTGGCGCTGCTGGCGGGTATCGCGATCAAGCTCAAGATCTTCGGCGGGGCCCCGTAG
- a CDS encoding YcbK family protein gives MTTTFYDHWHDVPEKAWRWTNFSPAEIACRGTGKLLINEPALDKLQALRDRLGKPLIVRSAYRSPEHNRAVGGATRSKHMEGAAFDIAMSNHDPLAFEAAARTVGFLGFGFYPRSGFIHVDLGPARQWGERFPVRATAFAEDTPPAREVLAESRTMKGGGAAGVATLGAAGVEVAQSVLSETGSAVLPLVPYLDSLRWVFIAVALVGIAVTIYARLDDWKRGQR, from the coding sequence ATGACTACGACCTTTTACGACCATTGGCACGATGTGCCGGAGAAAGCCTGGCGCTGGACCAACTTCTCGCCTGCCGAAATTGCCTGCCGCGGCACCGGCAAGCTGCTGATCAACGAGCCCGCGCTCGACAAGCTGCAGGCGTTGCGCGACCGTCTGGGGAAACCGCTGATCGTCCGCTCTGCCTATCGCAGCCCGGAGCACAACCGCGCCGTTGGCGGCGCAACCCGCTCGAAGCACATGGAAGGCGCGGCCTTCGATATCGCAATGTCGAACCACGACCCGTTGGCCTTCGAGGCTGCGGCACGAACAGTGGGATTTCTCGGATTCGGCTTCTATCCGCGCTCGGGTTTCATCCATGTTGATCTCGGCCCGGCGCGCCAATGGGGCGAGCGCTTCCCGGTCCGGGCGACCGCATTCGCCGAGGATACGCCGCCCGCGCGCGAGGTTCTGGCTGAAAGCCGCACGATGAAAGGTGGCGGAGCGGCCGGGGTGGCGACGCTGGGCGCGGCGGGGGTCGAAGTCGCACAGAGCGTCCTGTCCGAGACCGGGTCCGCCGTCCTGCCACTGGTGCCATATCTGGACTCGTTGCGCTGGGTGTTCATCGCGGTGGCGCTCGTTGGCATTGCTGTCACGATCTACGCCCGCCTCGATGATTGGAAGCGGGGGCAGCGATGA